Genomic segment of Pangasianodon hypophthalmus isolate fPanHyp1 chromosome 22, fPanHyp1.pri, whole genome shotgun sequence:
attttttttaaatattcaaatagcAGGCTCATTATTCAGACTTGTACCATAATATTCTGGATATTTCTTAAAGCCATAGAGCATTCTATTCCTGAGCCTTCCACAGACAGGACATAGCAGGTCACTGTTGTTTTTCAAGTTGTGACGTAGTGATTCTAGCTCTGCCCGTTACCTTAAATCACACTTCACAGAACAgtacattttacagtaaacagtaaaaaaaaaaaataaccgcACTCTTACAattgcaaaaatgtttttctttttaatttaaccCAAAGTGGggcttgtttctttttccactATCTCTTGCTTATTCGAAGCATGTCAAAGtacacaacaaataaacaaccaaaaataaatCGTCATGAAATAAATTACCATATAAGTCAGCATCAGTATATCACAGTCGTCTTTCAAAAGAGGGAGAAGAATACACAAGTCTACGAGTCATCAATAGTAAATCGATAGATATCATAACTACATCTGTAAATATTCCGACATAGTACTTGTCAATGCATCAAGTCTTTTATTAAAGTATGGATTAAACGCATTCAATAGAACTCAATAACAACGTATCTGGTGATGGTGGGTTCTATCACTgtaacagtaacaacaacaaaaaaataaaagcatggaCCCCCCCTGGAGATCCCCAGAGCCCATGCTAAGAAAGCACTGGTTTAGCTAACTGCAGCATACTTGACAGGTATTATACAACCAAGGACTTTCCAGTGAGTTGGAAAACTAGTGCTAAAAGAAGATCTATAATAATCatacaatttatttgtatagaactTTTTATAACCCATAGATGGATACAAtgattaaaaagcaaaataaataaataaaagcacctTTTTGGAGGAGATTATCAGTTGGCAAGATTATAAACTTGAGACAACGGGTTTTAAATTAAGTGTGTGAGTTTTTCTCACATTTATTGGAAAACAGTTTTAGTGGCGAAATTGTCTAATTGTTCTGACATTATCTTTATCAGACTATGTGAAATGATATCTGATGAGAAATAGTGGAACAGAATGTACCTGCAGAAATGCCCTGTACTCACTGTAGTGGTTAGTGTATGCATACTCAAAGATAGTTCAGTTTTTTGAAGCTCTCTTCACCCTTATCTCATGAAAGCTTGAGTTGCGTCCTGCCTCGCTGGTTTCTGAAGCAAGCGAATGAAGTGAGAGCTAACGAACATTTCACTTGATCAGGTAAGCTTATTGTTTCATTGGTTTCAGTGATTTTGCTTAGAGAAATAGtcttgtttgttaaaaaaaaaaaaagtaatgtaagTAAAAATAAGTAAGTACAAATAATGGACATGTCCAAACTATACAGACAATAATGTGATTGCTTTTATAACACAGTAACTATAAAgtaaatataagtaaatataacTCATTTTTTGTATCACTGTAAAGCTAAATAATGTACATTATAGATTATGTATAATATAAGGATATGTTATTCATTCTTGCTTTTATTTGGATGTTCTGCAGATAATctacagattattattaatttttttttaattgaatagcTGATTGATTTAAAATTGTGTTACGGTTGAGATTAAGGTTTTGGAAACTGAGGATTTGGAGAGATGGAAGTGAtagttttaaaaatcatttaaatattttagtaaaCATTTGAACATTCAAAGAAATATTACTTCAGCATCTACAGAAGACACTTGACAGAAGacagttaaagaaaaatactgcttcattttattttaattaaattacatgGCAAACAGGTTTAATTCTGAGGAAAACAGCAGGCTCTATGAGGCATTTTGCTTTTTTAGCAGGACATATTCATGTCTTTAATGTATTAACCTGCCAATATTGATCAGAAAAGAGCAGGAAAAGCTTTATCAGGcaaatttcagttttttaattCGTGAGTGTATTTTGTTTGATGGAAtggtttatgtatttatatacaatattccAATATTACTGGAGATTTAGTGctattttgtgtgtatatgtgtgtttacgtgtgtgtttattcttgcatgtacgtgtgtgtggcCTTGTTTGGGGGGTGGTATGCTTATCTCCTTAAAACACCCATAGCCCTATCTTTCCACAGAACAGTGCAGTGTGGGCAGGGCAACTTTCCATCCCTCACACGTAGATACAATTACAAATGCACTTGCTGAAAATTATACACTGCATCCTCTTAGTAAATTAAGGTTTTGTACAACAGTCCTGTAGTTTTAAGATACTGAGCCATAAAGCTTGGACTCTCAATAAagttagaaaaaataaaaagagatatCCTGATTTTTCCCTAGTGTTTTCTTCTAGAAACTAGATGATTATTTCCCAGACCTTCGTTGATGGAGTAAAGGTCGTTCTCTATAGTTTCTAAATAAACATGcattcacataataataataataataataataatatacagtgtatatatatatatatatatatatatatatatatatatatatatatatatatatatatatatatattatatatacatgtataggCTTAGTGGCATATACATatagtggcttagtggttagcatgttttcctctcacctccagGGTTCGATTTctacctccaccctgtgtgcatgaagcttgcatgttctccttgtgcttcaggggtttcctctgggtacactggtttcctcccccaatcCAACACATGCGCTGTAGGCTTCTCGACACTTCCAAattgtgtgcgattgtgccctgcgatgggttggcatccaatccagggtgtcccctgccttgtgccctttGTCCTCTGGGATAAGAgccaggctccctgcaaccctgtgtaggataagcagtacagaaaattgATGGATGGagatatatactatatatgctTATTAAATATGCTTGGGGtgtcaaataattttttatttttttttttaaagttgttttaaGGCAACCTTTTTGCTAGAATAAAGATAAATAGTTTCTCCTGTTGATTGAGTggaaatttgaattgaattattgtatgtaatgtttatgttatacagtcatttttctcttttgtttcttcACTAGAATCAGAGattatactgaaatataataaatgtataagtCTTATTTTTAATCGTAGGtaatattttggtgtaaaatgtcTCATATATTTAGTAgcatgtaaataacatttttagaaTTGCTAATCTTTTGAAGTGTGACAATTCATTTCAGTTATGCTTATAAAATTCTGTGTTGAAGGAGAGTAAAGATGACAACGTTCCGTTGCCGAGTTATACTTTTGGATGACACTGTCGTTGAGCGGGACCTGGAGGTCAGTTCCCAGTCCCTGTATTTACCTTCTAATATTTCTATCAACAGTCTGTCTTACAAAAATCTCCAATGATGAGAGCATTTTATGTATCTGTGATCATAGAAAAAAGCCTTGGGCCAGGTTCTGTTTGATAAAGTCTGTGAGCATCTCAACCTGCTGGAGAAGGACTATTTTGGCCTGGCAGCATGGGATTCATCCAATAACAAGGTGAATGATTTCATTCTAGATACTATGATATGCATGTTAGAGAgtataaaatttaattacacaTGCTAGCATCATACTCAGTTAGTTATCTGATCTAAATACAGCTCTACAGTAGTTAAAGTAGAGCCATATTTATTACTTACAGTATAGTAAATTtctgactttttattttccttcttcagGTGTGGCTGGACGTTTCTAAACAGGTTCACAAGCAGATTATACGTGCGTAATATTGCTCTGTTCTGTGGTGTATAGAACACATCagatctgtgtgtttatgtgcagtTATGTTTATTTTCGCTGATGATTGTGGTTTTAGGTCAAGATGCTACATTTACATTCAGTGTCAAGTTTTACCCACCTGACCCTTCTGTACTGGCTGAGGACATCACAAGGTaaaatccctctctctctcttactctctcgctctttctctctctccttctattGACataggtacactatatggccaaaagtttgtggagacctgaccatcacacctatggCTTGTTTTCTGCAAAGATGTCAAGTACCAGATATCAGCCAATTATCACAGCTCTGATAACGGTATAATTGGATAAAGAGGTATAGAAATGTCTATATGACATGCATCCATTAATTGTCATATTCCTATGTctacaaaataatcaaaacaatACATACAATATCAATAATCAAAGAGCTGGTGTTATCAGTTTGAGCTTTTTGTTAAAGAAAAGCTCCGCCCtgaattacattaaatatgttcatatttgtttatatgttgtttattgttgaaatacactatatggccaaaagtacatGGACACCTGATCAAGCACAcaatatgtgcttgttgaacatcccattccatttTTAGGCCCCCTTTGCTGTtctaataacctccactcttctgggaaggctttccactagattttggagcgtggctgtgggaatttgctcATTCggccacaagagtattagtgaagtcaggcactattgtagggtgaggaggtctggggtgcagtcagtgttccagttcatctcaaaggtgttcagtggggttgaggtcaggggtctGTGTAGGCCActagagttcttccactccaaccttggcacaccatgtcttcattgagctcgctttgtgcacaggggtatttcTGTAATGCTACAGCCTACAAAGACGTCCTATACAATTgtctgcttccaactttgtgacagcagtttggggaagaaccagatatgggtgtgatggtcatttGTAGTGTGTTActcctaaccttaacctcaataACCAAGAGGAAATCTTtcggctcttttagtttttggAGTTTTTATGAAAAAGCAATCAaaattgtcagatattcctatgcTTCGTGgcacatttggtccccaccaagatataataACCTGCCCACACACAGGTACACTTAACACCATTAGCTTTTCTGCTGACCtacagtgaggtccaaaagtctcagaccacattgaaaatcaggattttttttttttttattaaaagttggaaataaacagaaggttttagaatttagattttttttaaaaattaaacaaataaagtaaatgttcaatatcaagattctgcactatttctagtccgtatttaaatgtaagcaaactTTTGATAGTGaacatgttaactgctttgtacaaaaggtcagatgttcctcatgcctaatctcttctattgaagcatgtgttcagatgacactctgatggatttgatctaaaatggaacataaggttttgcacaaacttgtggagtccatgccagctcgagtacacactctcattaaagcaaaaagggctTTGTTTTAAAGCCGCCTTTTCTGTCCAGTAAAACGACACCAGTaaaatgcatttacagtgtCAATATGCCTGTTTTGTATAATTCTCTGAATATTTGGCCCctgtatagagagagacactataaacacatcacacactcatcaagCTTCAACAAAAGTTGTTCAAGCTGTTTAAACATGTTTCAGTTCCTGAGAATGTTTGCCcattgttaatgtgtgtgtataagcaaTGTGCtccatgtatttatttacttccttattcattattatttttttcctcagataCTTACTGTGTCTTCAGCTAAGGGCAGACATCCTGACTAGCCGTCTGCCCTGTCCGTCAGATGTGTTGGCAGTTCTGGGATCCTACACAGTCCAGTCGGAATTTGGAGATTATAATCCTGAACTACATGGGAAAGAGTTCTTCAGTAACATTCCCCTTGCACCCAATCAGACTCCAGAGCTGGAAGAGAAAGTGACAGAGCTGCATCGCACACTCAGGTATTTTGGTTATCCGCAAACATACCATATATAATCATCATCCTCATGATCAGTGTTATCATGTGCAAAAAGGATATAAtacaaagaaaatgacaaagaaagaaaaagaaatgatatgtttgagttctgttgcttttaaaggaaaataCAAAAGCATATTTCAGTCAGTATAATTTCTTAAATCTAaatgaaaagtaataaaattttataaaaacGTAGAAAATGAGTTTTAGGATTCTTCTTAAAAAACAatacatgtgcacacactcacatacggatccatataaaaacacagaaatcaaTTTTCTGTATGTGTCGATGCAGATCCATGAGTCCTGCTGAAGCAGATCAGCTTTTCCTGCAGAATGTCAAGACGCTCGACATGTACGGAGTACACCTGCATCCTGCTAAGGTAGCATGAGGAAAATTGCTTGTGTAATATGTCATGCTGGTATAAGTTCCCCTCTGTGTTTCTATGTgtcaatatgtaaatatattatttgatttgtttgtgcTTATCGGTCTGTGTGTACAGGATGCCAGTGGAGCAGATGTGATGCTGGGGGTATGTGCTGATGGTCTAGCGGTGTATGAAGGTGAGGAAAAGACACAGACTTTCATCTGGCCTAACGTTCTGAATATGTCTTACAAGCGCAGCAACTTCCATGCCAGGATTATACACTCAGAGGTAAGCTTGTGTATCACATGCCTAACATGCTAGCTCAAGATgtgattacaaaaaaatatatattatttttttttacatattgtttAGGAAAATCAAACAATCCTGGCTAATAACATGACTTTTTCCTAAGAACTCTTGAGGAACAATTTTTTCTAagattgtatttatttagcagtATATAATCGAGTATAAGAtatttaatgatgatgatgatgatgatggggaAACCAGCAGAATTAGAGTCTACTGAGCTATttcactaataataaattaatagatATTAATCTTGAATATGAAACTGTGAATATTTAAGCAAGTCTCTTTGGATCTTATTCAGGATGCAACTGAGAATACCATCAAATTCAGTTTGCCCAGCTACCGTGCCTGCAAATGCCTGTGGAGAAATGCTGTGGAGCATCATGCCTTCTTCAGGTAGCAGTTTATAGCtgattatatacagttatacactgCCATAAGTATCATAATGTGTAGTAGTCCGCAAAGGAACCCTAATCACAACGTAGCAAGTAATTCGTCTGAATCAAGCATCTGCATGCAGTGTAAATGAGAGAAACCATGAAATATTATACACTTCTAGACATATTAACCAGTAATTCAATATTTAACACGTGCACATATCCTCATATCTTAGGAACCTTGAGGAGCAAGACAAGGTCAAAGAGGGGCTGCTACATTTGGGTTCTAAGTTTCGCTTCCACGGGAGCACTCATGCAGAATCTCTCAAGGCCAGCTCCACCATCGAGCGACCAGCTCCACACTTTTCACGCTCAGGCATCAAGAGAAAAGGTACATATgcttgtgtatctgtgttttcAGGGATCTATCATAATGAGGTGTATTCAGAGTGGAGTTAGAGAGAGTGAGCAGTGaaatttaatactgaaattgtgcacTGAACCCTTTTTGGTCTTAAAGGCAAGTACTTTTGTTTAAAGGCATTGGTCTAGATTCTATTGAAAAACCCTGCCTTGGATGTTCTACTCAAGAAAGAATCTGGCAAACACAAAGCcctgaactacatgcaggtggTTTTTCAATAATCTGAATGGTGCACCCAGAATATCGATTTAAGGCTAAGGGGCTTAACCCACCTCTGAATACGCACAACCTTCCCTGCATAAATATCCCTGTGTAACATTTGGACTGAAGTCTCCAACACTGAATACAGCTCAGTGTTTATAAgagtatatgtatgtgtgccAACTACTGTTAATAATTATTCTTCCAGCAAAAGAAAGCTATCTTATGGCTTTGAAGCGCCCATACCAAACCGAGGTTGACGACTGGTTCCAAGTGCTTGGCTCTGATGAATCATGGCCCACTTATGGCCCAGGTAGAGTCCAGCGAAACTATCTATAACTTGTTCAGACCCTAAatatgatatgtgtgtgtgtatatagcatACACTGATTGAGAATTTTGTAAGATACAATCACTTATTAAGCCTGATGTGCACACAGACAAGGGCGAACTGACAGGTGGAGAGACCCTTGCttataaagaaagagaggaagtggATAAGCTGGATGACGAGTGGTTTCAGCTATTGGGTGGGCGCTACTTTCCCACTCAGCATTCTTTGTCATCCTTAAGTTCAGGTAAATTTAATCTTCCTCCCTCTGTTCACATAGTTCCTCTGTGCTTGCATTTTTATCTCCCCTTTTCAACATTTCCTTTCTACCTTAATCATGGTTATTCTCAGTTGTTTCCagtgttatgaaaaaaaataatacagtagGCCTGAATTAAGTTTGACTACATTTAAAATTTCCCCATATAAATGTTTTGCACAGATACTGATATTTTAGAAAGTGCTACATTCCAGCTTTGGAAACTACAAGCTGATGACTGGTTTGTCCTCCTCAAACCCCACACTTATCAACCCACTTTTTGGCACTGGAAGACCATACCATGTGAGTTCTGATTTTGCAGATTGTTCCTAAGGAGGTTTTCAGGGAGTAAATTTCAGAGCAAGTAGCTAAAAATTGTATCACCATCTTTTCATAATAAAGAAatgggttgccaggtctgtctGACAAAACTAGCCCAAAAGGCCGTCCCAAAATTGGAGTCAAATGATCAATGAAACCAGACTGATACTAAAGCTCAAAATCAAATCCTTCCAAACCTTATTTTACAGCCCAAAATCATGGCTACCACCACAATCATAtggtaatatttacaaaatcaAAGTAATAGCATCCAATATGTTTTCAAATAAAGCCATATTATAGCCAAACTGTTCTTTCATTGAGGTACTGAAATGTGAATGAGCAGACCAATTCACTGACACACAGTCATACAGTAAAAGGAATGTACCAGTTTTACTGATGCGTTTACtggttgcattaaaaaaaacttcagctCATATATTTGGCCTGTAAAGCATTTgatataattaatgtaattaatgcaGAAAGTCCACCTCCAGACCTGATGACAAAAAAGTCCTAATTCTGCTGGAAATCTGCTGACCTGGCAACACTGGTAGAGATCAGGCATTAATATTTCTGCTTTTATCCTCAGCGTCTCTACAGTCCTCTCAAGCTGAAGAGCAGAGAGAAGAGCTGGAATGGATAGAAAGAACCTCAGAGATGGGTATAAAGGAtgacaaaataagaaaagaggTTGAGGCTGTGACAGAACGTCATGAGGAACTGGAAATGGAAAGAAACCTAATGAGACCAGACGTTGCTGAAGAAAATCTAAAGCTGGATATTGAAGCCAGTGAGCAAATACTGAAAGTTATGAGGAAAAAGATAGAACAAGAGGGGGATGGAGAGGAATTACAAACAGTAGTAATGTATGAACAGAGAACACAGGAAGTAGAACCTCATACTGGACAATTTCAGGAGTTTTTTGTTGAGCAAAGTATGAGAGGGATGGAGGTAGTAGACACAGTACATGAATTGATGTTAAAGACAGGTCAAGTAGTGTCTGAGGAAAATATAGAGGAATTAGAGGAAACATTACTAGAAGTGGAAAGTATTGAACAAAGACTGGAGGACATACAAAGGCTGAAAGTCAGATTACAGGAAGTAGACATTTTGCAGCAAAAACTAGAAGAAGTGCAGCAGGCAAGAAGACAACGAGGGGAGAGCGACGACTGGTACGTTCTGCTGGAGCACAAACTGATGGAATCTTTAGCACCTACAAGAATACTAGTAGTGGAAACCTCTGAACAAAAGCTGCAGgacatagaaaagaaaagacaagaacAAAGACAGAGAGGTGATTGGTACCTTTTGCTGGATCGCAAACCCTTGGTGATATCTTCAGCAAGTGCAGGTATGCAACTTCTTTCAGCTCTGTAAGggttattacatatatatacacagtaccattcaaaagtttggacacaccttcttattcaatggttttaatttatttttattgttttcaacattgtatattaatactgaagacatccaaACTACGAAAGAACACGATTTGATGACAGCTTGGCACACTCTTGGCATTCTCTCAGTCAGCCTCATGAGGTAGTCACCTGAAATGGTTTTCCAACAATCTTGAAGGAGTTCCCAGAGGTGTTGAGTACTTGTTGGctgcttttccttcactctCCGGTCCAACTCATCCCAAACCATCTCAATTGGATTTAGATCGGGTGATTGTGGAGGCTAGGTCATCTGATGCAGCACTCCATGACTCTCCTTCTTGGACAAATAGCTCTTACATAACCTagaggtgtgtttggggtcattgtcctgttggaaaacaaatgatggCCCCACTATGTGCAAACCAGATGGGATGGCATGTctctgcaaaatgctgtggtagcCATGCTGGCTAAGTATGCCCTCAATTTCGACTAAGTCACCAACAGTGTCATCAGCAAAGcacccccacaccatcacatatcctcctccatgcttcacagtgggaacCAGACATTCAGGAACCGTCCGTTCACCTTCTCTACGTCTAACAAAGACGTGGCGGTTagaaccaaaaatctcaaatttggactcatcagaccagaggaCAGTTTTCCACTGATCTAATGTCGATTTCTTGTGTTTCTTGGCCCAAGCAAGTTTCTTCTGCTTGTTGTTCTTCTGAAGTAATGGTTTCTTTGCCTGCAATTCGACCATGAAGGCCTGACTCACacagtctcctctgaacagTGAATGTTGAATTATGTCTGCCACTTGAACTCCGAGAAGCATTTATGTGGGCTGTAATCTGAGGAGATGTAAATTGGTAAAATGTAAACTTATCCTCTGCAGCAGAGGTAGCTCTTGGTCTTCCTTTCCCGGGACGGTCCTCATGAGAGCCAGTTTCATCATAGCGTTTGATGGTTTTGGCGACTGCACTTGGGGATACATTCAAAGTTCTTGAGATTTTTCGGATTGACTGACCTTCATTTCTTAAAGTAATGATGGACTGTCTTTTGTCTTTACTTAACTGAGTGTTTCTTGCCATAATATGGATTTGTACAGTAGCTGTAGTAGCACTAATGGGGCTTCTGCCTTCCGCTGCACAAAACAATTGATGGTCTAAAGCACATTAAGATGGCAAGAAATGTCACAGATTAACTCTTGACAAGGCACACCTGTGAATTGAAAACCATTCCAGGTGACTACCTCATGAATCTGATGAGAGAATGCCATGAGTGTGCCAAGCTGTCATCAAAGCTAAATATAGCTACGTTGgacaatctaaaatataaaacacattctGGGTTGTTTAACACTattttgtttactacataattccatacgtgttctttcatagtttggatgtcttcagtattaatgtacaatgttgaaaataataaaaataaagaaaaaccattgaaggagaaggtgtgtccaaacttttgactggtactgtatatatacatatataagcAATTATAATATCACAAAAAACTTTCTTTAAGATCAGTGTTATCAAGGTGTCTTGAGTCAAAAAGCACTACATACAATAAGCAATAGTCTAATGAATTGTTAGTTTATACAATAATTAGAAACACGTTTCTAAAATGTACCTTTATTgggccttcataacacattcatatacaTTGCATAAATGTTATACAGTAGTACTGGAGGATTTATGTTAGACTTATGCAGAAAGTGACAGTTAAGTTTTTTTACACAGTATGCATCTTACTTTATGAcataaagggaaaataaaatccAGACTATTTTTACTAAggtaaaaaggtaaaaaatatCCAAGACTATATCTTGGCTATAGCGCAATCTGTATTTTTCAATTACcgctttaataggaacacctgtaccacTGCTAATTCATGAAATTATCCAAtcacaggaatctgaggctatactGAGCATAGGTTCATTGACACTGAACTgttgaagaaaaggaaaaaaacaggcaaaacagttcagttttggtgaacctgagCTCAGTATAGCCTTGgattcatgttcttggctgacatcagtggaacccagtgtgaaCCCAATGTgctcttttgctgttgtaattcATTCTCCTCAAggtttggcatgtttttgtgttctgagatgcttttctgctcaccacgctGTGTacaagagtggttatttgagctaCCGTATTTGTGTTTCCTGTCACgctgaaccagtctggccattctcctctgacatcTTTCATCAACAATGTGTTTCACCCACAGAACTAActctcactggatttttttttcaacattctgtgtaaaataatattatgcattgtgttgctgccacatgattggctgttttgattattgcataaatgagcaggatCACATGTGTTCCTACTAAAGTTGCCAGTAAGAGtatataaatagttatataAAATAGTCTAAGCACATTCATGAAGCTATGAGGCTTTGCCTCTTACTGTCATCTTACTTTCTGGGAGGTGTATTTACAGCATGTAGTTATCAGAGCATGGAATTGGATGCAGATCAACTAACGTGGTGGTTGTCCATCTGCATCCAAAGCTATTTCGATGCCACATTATTTATAAGAATATTGAACATCAGcagaataaattattttcaatCAATTTTGGTAATCAATTTTGCACTTACAATGCCGTTATGAAGCACTAATATGTAGCTGTAGTATTATTTAAGTTGCCTGTATATCAGTTAAATGAATAGGAATGGAGTGGATCCATCACAAAGGAAGTTTTAAAGcttcatgaatgtgcagttagtaaaaacaaactaataacaTGCATGACaagaataaatacagtaaaaatagtataaaaatgaaaattgagGGCTCTTTTGTCTTTATATTATACAAAGCTTGTACTGTCACAACACAAGTTTTGAAATTATTCTTTCATCAATATAAAGGattaatgcaatgtttttgaatgtgttATGGAGACCCAATGTAGGTACCTGTTAGTAAAGTGTTACCCAATATATACAGCGGTGTGCAAAATTCCTAGGCACGTGTTAAGAAATAtggtaaagcaaagatgcctttaaaaataatgaatttaaacattttctacataaaataaaacttcaatCAAGAGAATTAGGAGCAAAACTAAACAAAGCAAATAACCCTTTATGATGTCTTTACATCATAATGTACATCAGTAGTTTCAGAtacattttgtgcagttttataaggaaatttgAGTATTTTGGAGAATCTGACACAGTTCTTTAGGAGattttgactgtcacacttgcttctgtttttgtagCTAATCTCTGACAGCCAGCATTCGCTTTTTTGTTGTTACATAATGTAACCTTTTCTACTGACAtaccaaccttttttttttttttacatttaatttttgttggaaaagtaatgtttggaaatgtttttttttttttactgacccaATAAttcagaagtcataaaataactAAGACAAAAttagtattaaaatatttacagtgcccaagacttttgcacagtactgtatatagaaaATCTATAGTGGTAATTTGCTCTATAACCCCATATACAACAGTATAAATTCCATCCACTTCATCACTTCTGTATTTTTATGGTCCTATCATGGACACAGCAGAGCAAAAAGCAGAGATTAGAC
This window contains:
- the epb41b gene encoding protein 4.1b isoform X1; its protein translation is MKLACSPCASGVSSGYTGFLPQSNTCAVGFSTLPNCVRLCPAMGWHPIQGVPCLVPFVLWDKSQAPCNPVRVKMTTFRCRVILLDDTVVERDLEKKALGQVLFDKVCEHLNLLEKDYFGLAAWDSSNNKVWLDVSKQVHKQIIRQDATFTFSVKFYPPDPSVLAEDITRYLLCLQLRADILTSRLPCPSDVLAVLGSYTVQSEFGDYNPELHGKEFFSNIPLAPNQTPELEEKVTELHRTLRSMSPAEADQLFLQNVKTLDMYGVHLHPAKDASGADVMLGVCADGLAVYEGEEKTQTFIWPNVLNMSYKRSNFHARIIHSEDATENTIKFSLPSYRACKCLWRNAVEHHAFFRNLEEQDKVKEGLLHLGSKFRFHGSTHAESLKASSTIERPAPHFSRSGIKRKAKESYLMALKRPYQTEVDDWFQVLGSDESWPTYGPDKGELTGGETLAYKEREEVDKLDDEWFQLLGGRYFPTQHSLSSLSSDTDILESATFQLWKLQADDWFVLLKPHTYQPTFWHWKTIPSSLQSSQAEEQREELEWIERTSEMGIKDDKIRKEVEAVTERHEELEMERNLMRPDVAEENLKLDIEASEQILKVMRKKIEQEGDGEELQTVVMYEQRTQEVEPHTGQFQEFFVEQSMRGMEVVDTVHELMLKTGQVVSEENIEELEETLLEVESIEQRLEDIQRLKVRLQEVDILQQKLEEVQQARRQRGESDDWYVLLEHKLMESLAPTRILVVETSEQKLQDIEKKRQEQRQRGDWYLLLDRKPLVISSASAAEQKAEIRQWIEAELQRANTITPVQMKDDWYILLELLPQTIQPTLPPSEIDIQSSRVRVVEEHKNLGEEKEWREERVINVRETQPTLPAQREEQTQKQKDDDWFIQQDVSPKEGGVYKETREEEAQLVKKEGKKIIFEEKRREMIETSHEMVQMNPIPFTPSVPMTLISEDTAGLRPHQTVKIEEKEVIFDKKPMIIRKEQVIVGEVEKKNPAIRREDEDDWFVFFSPAQFVKMAVATARGHVVEDRRLYPYVPGPKAAAYHREVIDDWFIMFEPVSKKSVSVDRRAEEDQARKEELFKKKAMAEDRRKVTGFKPPSVPVIPLTPADQPMTSTPTAQSVRITRPTYEEESLKRLDITQEITQDITQESKVETESIIKRKRREKRIEGESIYIRHSILMLEDSDVIQDVVLRHHASISELKRIFMEDMPVSGPTEWDRRLSTYIPVVYPQLSNGELFTGIDIMGADELVAV